The sequence TAACAAACTTATCAATAAAGTAGTTAATGTAAGAGGCGGTTTTGATGAACACAAGAACGTTCGTAGTGAAATTCACAAAGAAGTGGATAAGCGAGCAGGGGTTTCATTAAGTATACGACTAACTAATAAGCGCCGCCGAATGGCAGACAATGGTGTGAGTGTTTCTCAACGTAACAAGCTTAGCAAGACGGATGTTATTGCAGAAGATAAAAAGCTAATTGAGATTTATACAGTTGTTGTTAAAGAGTTGGCAATAAAATACAAAGTGTTTTAGGAGGGACTTAGAAATGACACGAAATGAAGAAATGAAAGTGAAATTATCTGTCGAAGGTATTGACGCAATGCAAATTAAAGTGGGGAAGTTAGCAGAAATATTAAAAGAAGCCAAAACGTTGGCAGACGAATTGGCTTCTATGGAGATTGAAATAAAAACTAAAGATTAAGTTTGATTTTTTTACCACAAGAACACGTTGTGCCGTTCAAAGGGACTTTGATTTTTTTCTGACAGTTAGGACAATCGATTTCTATACCGTTGTTATTGTCGATTACCTTTTTAGCGAGCTCTTTAGGATCATTAAGTTGTTTCATTAGTTTATCAAGTCCTGTAATTTTAACACCCATATCAATCACCACCTTTCACTTAAATTATATCACGATAAAAAACATTACTGGAGGAACATAATATGCAAGAATTCGAAAATGTAAAACAAGCGTTGCGAGCTGCATTTGATTTAGTAGATGCAAAAGGAATTACAACAGACGGAGCAGTTGCTACTACAGAACAAGTACAAGAACTTATTAAAGAGAACTTGGTTAACCTTGCTGACTTGCTAGGTATGGAAGAGTTGTATCTTGATTAAAAGATAGGAGGGAATTAAAAGTGGAAGTACAAATTGAAGAACGATTAAAAATTATTGAGAATTTGTTAAAAAGACAAAATCTTAACGAGATGACAAATTGGACAGTTAAAGAGTTAGTTGAATCTACCGGGCGTTCATCACGATACATCAAAGAACGTTTGCTTCATAACTCAAAATTCATGCCTAAACTTGAGTCGGAAGGAGTTGTGATATATCCGGAGGGTGTCGGTGGAGCAATAAACATCAACACAAAGAAAATGTTGCACTTCATCGAAGTCAATCACTCTAAAATTTTCGGGAGAGAGGTGTACAAGTGATGCCAATCACATTTTGGATTTTAGTATCACTATGGTCAGCAGTAGTTTTTGGAGGCACGCTGTACTACATGTTTTTGCAAGATTACTTAGCAGAACGTAAGCGATACAAAGCACAAGATTACCGTTTTAACAACTTGATGCGAGAAATCAATTCAATACGTTTTGATGCGAAAGGAGAAGCGAAATGACTTACATCCTTTTAGCAATATTAGTAGCCAACATCACCAACACATATCTCATTTTAAAATATATCAAATAGGAGGAATCGAAATGAAAATCACTTTCGAAGGTACGCCAGAAGAAATAAAAGAAATGCTCCAAGCTATTGGTAGTAGCAAGGAGCAAAAAGAAATCAGTTTTAACATCAATGATAGCGTAAGAAAAAAATACTCACAATCAGAAAGTGCTGAAGAACCTACAAGAAACGGTGTAATCGGTCATTCCTAATTAATTAAAAATATCGTTTCTTAGAAAATCCCAATTTTCTTGGGAAGCCCAACCATAATAATTTTTTTCAAGTGCGCAAATGAAAATAAAATCATCGTTATCCAAAACTGGCTTCAATTTAAGGTACATTTGTTCACTAGTTAAATTAGTTTTAACTAACCAAACAGATTTTTGAAATCTTATTGATGAGCCGAAACTTTGAATAGTTTCATAAACTTTTTCGTAATTAGCGCCAGGTGTCCCTAAATCATAAGTTACAACAAAAGGTTTGTACATGATTACACCTCCTTATCAATTATTTCAGCTACAAATGCTGATAAGCAAATTATAGCAAACAACCATCATAGGAGGGAGAAAATAATGAACATTGAAGAATCGAACAAAAAAATCAAAGTATTCAAAACAAGGAAGGTAGAGTGCCGATGTGGCAAGGAATATCACAGAGAAGTAGCTAATTATTGCTCAAACTGTGGAGCTAAGCTGTCTACAAGAAAGGAAGATGAGTGAAATGAGGTTCACATTAACAAGCATTGGAGAGGTGCAAAATAACTTCTCTAAAATACTAGGCGAACGACTGTTGAAAATAACTAAAGTTAGTGAAGATACAGGCATCGCAAGAAGTACATTAACTCGTATTTACTACAAAAAAAATAAAGCGATTAGCTTTGATGTACTTGTTCTACTTTGTGATTACCTGGACATTGAATTGTCGGAATTAATTAGCTACAAACCGCTAAGAAAGGAAGAACGATGACCATTTTAAGTTTTGCATTATCAGTCATAGCATTAGCGTTATCAACATCAACATTAACACTAGCTGTTTATCTTTATCTAGCTAAAAAAGGAAAGTAGGTGGAAGAATGCACGTTCCAGACAATTACGATCAATACGAAGCGTACGAAAGGAGATTGAGTGAGGCTGAAAGAGCCGAAGAAGAGGAGTTGTTAGCGATGGAGTACGGAGAAATTAAGTGTAATCAGTTTAGAGATGAAGAGTTTATTCATTCAAAAGAACAATAAAAAAACACCCTTGGCAGAGGGTGCATCAACAAATATTAATACCAAAAATATAACACACATCGGAGGAAATGGAAATGAAAAAAAGACAACGCAATAAAGTAAAAGAGAATTTTCTGAGCGAAGAAGAGTTGATGGTTGTTCAATTATTCAGAACTTGCGACAAAGTTTGGTTTACTAAGCATGGTTTCGAGAGTCGTGGAGAAGCCTTGTCTTATGGTTCGATACTCGGTGAAATAAAAGTTGTAGAACTTACAGATAGCGATGTTTACTCTTCTAAAAAAGGGAAGGTTGAAGTTAGTGCTTTCCGCTGCAATAAAGAGGTGGCTAACAATGACTGAAAACAAACTCCCTAAATTTGAAGCACCAGAAGCAAATGTTTTCGATGAAATAACAACAGAAATGCAAGTATCAGAAGCGATTGGTTACATTGATTGGACATCGTACCAAAAACAAAAAAATCAAGAAATGTATGAGGAAGCTGTAAAACCGTTCGTTGAACGAATAGAACATGCAGATGCTTGGTTGAAAGAACAAAACGACAAGTTAGAAACGTCTGTATCTAACCTCACAGTCAATTTAAAGGTATATCTTATGCGAGATAACCAAAAGCGTGTAGAAAGCGGCAAGAAAGCACGTAAGACTGTGAAAACACCATTCGGTAACTTTAGCTTAAAGAAACAACAGCCACAATTTGTAAAAGAAGAAAAGCTCTTGATGGAGTACGCAAAAGCAGCTGGCAAAGTTAACGAGAAAACAACGGTATCTATTGATTGGGCAGCTATCAAAAAAGAAAGTCAAATTATCGATGGGAAAATCATTGATCCAAACGGCGAAGTTGTACCAGGAGTGAAAGTAGTCGAACAGGACGATAAAGCAACGGTAACACTAAACAAGGGAGTTGATGAGTGATGAACAAGAAAGAGTTGCAGGATAAATTTGAATTGATGGAAGAAATGGGTGCCGATAACTTTCATTTCAGCCTTGAAGAAGTTTTAGGGAAAACTGATTATACAGTGGTTCAATCTTTTTACATCGGCGTAAAACCCGCTCACGAAGTATTACCAGAACTTGAATCATTTTTAGAAGAACAGGGTTATAAAGATGTGATTGAAAAGCTAGAAGAAATCCAACTAGAAGCGAGTGGTGATGAGTAATGAAAACTAGCGAAAGTATAGTTAAATTGTCGGTAGGTTTAACGAAATTAAGAGCGGAAATTGTGCAACCTAAAAAAACGGCAAATAATCCATTTTTCAAAAACAGTTATGTGCCTTTGAACATGGTAATGGCTGCAATAGACAACGCATCTAAAGGGACAGGGGTTTCTTATATAAACATGCCAGTTAGCGGTGAAAAGACTATCGGGACAGTTTTGCGTATAAATCATGAATCGGGCGAATTTATGGAGTTTGACCCTTTCATGATGCCGCTTGAAAAAAACACAGCTCAAGCAGCGGGTAGTGCATTAACTTATGCCAAGCGTTACGTTTTATCAGCAGCTTTTGGTATAGATAGCGAAGTTGATGATGATGGTAATGCGGCAAGTGGAAACAACGGAAATAACAACTCAAATCAACAAAAGCAACAAAGTAAACCTAAAGAAATCACTAAAGTACAGATTGATAACATCAAAACTAAAGCTAATCAACTTGCAGAAAAAAATGGCGGAGATTTAGGGGCAGTATATCAAGCGTTGAAAATAGCAGACGTTAACACGTTATCCAAATCATACGCAGATGAATGTATAGCTACTTTAGATCAATGGCTAGGAGGCGTGTAAATTGGCACAACGAAGAATGTTTAGCAAAGATATTACAACAAGCGACATTTTTGTAGACATGCCGATGTCTAGTCAACTTTTATATTTCCATTTGGGAATGGAGGCTGACGATGAGGGGTTCATCGGAAACGCAAAAATGTTAAGTAGGGCTTACGGATCAAATAATGATGATTTAACACTGTTAAAAGCTAAGGGTTTTATCATCATGTTTGATAGTGGAGTTAGCGTTGTTAAAGATTGGAACTTAAACAACAGAATACGAAAAGACAGAATAAAAGAGACGATTTATCGCTCTGAAAAAAGTCTGTTAACCGTTGATTCTCTAGGCGTTTACCAAGTTGGCAACCAAATGACAACCAGTTGTCAACCAATTGACAACCAAATGTCCGCACAGTATAGGTTAGGTAAGGTTAGGTTAGTAGAGGTTAGTAAAGATATTGTTCCGCAAAGCGAAACTGTTTCTCCTTATAAAATAATAATTGATTATCTAAACGATAAAACAGATAAAAAATTTAGAGCTAGTGCCGATAAAACAAAAAGATTTATAGATGCTAGATTGAAAGATGGTTTCACCGTAGATGACTTTAAAAAAGTTATTGATAACAAATGCTTTGAGTGGATGATTCCAGGTAAACAAATTAACGGAACGCCAGCAAGCAACTATTTAAGACCTGAAACCTTGTTCGGGACTAAGTTTGAATCTTATCTAAATCAAGGAGGTGGAGAAAGTGCAATCTATTCAGAAGATGTCAACAAATTCAGCAATGCGCCAGTTACAGACGATGACACACTCCCTTTCTGATGAAGAACTAGCAGAAGTGAGAGCGCAAGTTGAACGTGAGAACAATCAATTCCGTATCAGAGCAATTGAAGCTGAGAACAAAAAGAAACAAGAAGCTATTTTCAAAGGCAGCTATATCAGTGAACGATTGAAAGAAGCAACTTTTGATAATTATGTCTCAGAGAACAAAGCACAAGAAAAAATCAGATTAACGTGTAAGCGATATGTTGAGATATTCGACAAAAAAAAACCGATGAACCTTTTTTTAACAGGAAACTATGGCACAGGTAAAAGTCATTTAGCCGCAGCGATACATCAAGAGTTATCCAGTAAAAAGAAAATGAACAATGAAACGCTTGTTGATCAATACGAATACAAGTCATTGTTTATTAACTTACCCGACTTAGTAGACGAGCTTACATCGGGTTACGCAGATAACTCACGTAGAGAAAAGTTTGAAAGTATTAAAAATGTGGACCTATTAATCATTGATGATTTTGGTGCAGAAAAGAAAGACAACGAACGCGGCTCAATTAGTAGCGACTTGTTGATGATATTTAAAAATAGGGATGAATCAAAGCACACAGTGATAACGACTAACTTAAAGCCAAAAGAGATTTTGCAACGTTATGGCAAACGTTTGGCTGAGGTTGTGCTTAATGACCGAGTAACGACGACACTCGTTTTCGATTGGGAGAGCGAACGTAATATAAATACATGGTAAAACACGCACAGGAGGCTTTGTATGGCATTTAACTACATTGGTGGGGCAATTGCCCCTCATGCGACTATTAACTGGTTAGAGAAAGGCGTAGCGAAGTTTAAAACAGTTTGTTATGACGAACAAGAAGTTTACGAGGCAACAAAAGCATTTGTTAATCAAGAAAGTAGCATGAACGCTTTAGCAGATGACTTCGATGTTGAACGTTATGAAAAGGAGAGTGCGGAATGATTCTTTGTAAATTTTGTTATACGGATATCACTAAAGAAGAGGGTTATGTAAGTTGTTATGCTCAAAGAGAGTTAATTACGCAGTCTGCTTCTGAAGAGTCTGTAGTAACTGACAAAGATGTAGAAATATTTAGCAAATACGCAAAAGTAGAGGTGACGGACGATGGACATTGAAATATTCGATAGTTTAAATCAACAAGGGAAGCTAAACGTATGTAGAGACCTTAATTCATTCGTTACTTATAACGGTATTTCTAAAGATACTATCATCCACATATTCAAATGGCTTTACAGTGTATCAGTTGAAGAAACCGAGGTGACGGAATGAAATTTATAAAAGTTGTAGGTACGCCACCTATTTACATTGCAGTTGATAAAATAACCGTTGTTTACCATAGCAAAAATTCGGGGCGCACACGTATTAAGTTTAATAGCAACGATAATTATGTACTTGTCTCAGAAACACCCGAACGAATAATGCAGATGATTAAGGATGTGACGGAATGAGGGAAATGTTTTTCAGGGCAATAAGTAAAAAAACAGGAGAATTTGTTTATGGTGTACCAGCGCCAAATAGTTTTGGAAAGTATATTTTTATGGTGTGTTTAACACTAGATGATACATGTGCTTATCCGATGTCAAAGTTGCCAGATTTCTGCGAAGAAATTATACCGGAAACATTAGGCGAGTATTCGGGGGTTCGCGATGGAACTGGAGAATTTATTTTTGAGGGTGATAGTGTTGAATTTTGTGACTTTGATTCGCTGAGAACAGGTGGCAATACAAGCGATAAAACTCGTAAGGCAAAGGTTGTATTTATACAGGGTGGCTACTTTGTTAAAGATGGCGATTATGAAGCATTGCTATATGATGCCTTGATTAACGACTCGGACTTAACAATCATCGGAAATATATATCAAAATAAAGATTTATTGGAGGACAAATAAATGAATAAAACAATGTTAACTGGAAGATTAGTCAAAGATGTTGATTTAAAATATACACAAGGTGGTTCAGCAATTGCAACTGCTACGGTGGCAGTTAAGCGGGGCTATAAAAATAAAGAGGGGGAGTATGAAAGTGACTTCCCAAGAATCAAAGCGTTTGGTAAAACAGCAGAGTTTTTCGCTAACTATTTCAAAAAAGGCGATGTGGTAGAAATTTGCGGCTCAAT comes from Brochothrix thermosphacta DSM 20171 = FSL F6-1036 and encodes:
- a CDS encoding conserved phage C-terminal domain-containing protein, encoding MAQRRMFSKDITTSDIFVDMPMSSQLLYFHLGMEADDEGFIGNAKMLSRAYGSNNDDLTLLKAKGFIIMFDSGVSVVKDWNLNNRIRKDRIKETIYRSEKSLLTVDSLGVYQVGNQMTTSCQPIDNQMSAQYRLGKVRLVEVSKDIVPQSETVSPYKIIIDYLNDKTDKKFRASADKTKRFIDARLKDGFTVDDFKKVIDNKCFEWMIPGKQINGTPASNYLRPETLFGTKFESYLNQGGGESAIYSEDVNKFSNAPVTDDDTLPF
- a CDS encoding helix-turn-helix domain-containing protein, giving the protein MRFTLTSIGEVQNNFSKILGERLLKITKVSEDTGIARSTLTRIYYKKNKAISFDVLVLLCDYLDIELSELISYKPLRKEER
- a CDS encoding host-nuclease inhibitor Gam family protein, whose protein sequence is MTENKLPKFEAPEANVFDEITTEMQVSEAIGYIDWTSYQKQKNQEMYEEAVKPFVERIEHADAWLKEQNDKLETSVSNLTVNLKVYLMRDNQKRVESGKKARKTVKTPFGNFSLKKQQPQFVKEEKLLMEYAKAAGKVNEKTTVSIDWAAIKKESQIIDGKIIDPNGEVVPGVKVVEQDDKATVTLNKGVDE
- a CDS encoding ERF family protein encodes the protein MKTSESIVKLSVGLTKLRAEIVQPKKTANNPFFKNSYVPLNMVMAAIDNASKGTGVSYINMPVSGEKTIGTVLRINHESGEFMEFDPFMMPLEKNTAQAAGSALTYAKRYVLSAAFGIDSEVDDDGNAASGNNGNNNSNQQKQQSKPKEITKVQIDNIKTKANQLAEKNGGDLGAVYQALKIADVNTLSKSYADECIATLDQWLGGV
- a CDS encoding ATP-binding protein, which encodes MQSIQKMSTNSAMRQLQTMTHSLSDEELAEVRAQVERENNQFRIRAIEAENKKKQEAIFKGSYISERLKEATFDNYVSENKAQEKIRLTCKRYVEIFDKKKPMNLFLTGNYGTGKSHLAAAIHQELSSKKKMNNETLVDQYEYKSLFINLPDLVDELTSGYADNSRREKFESIKNVDLLIIDDFGAEKKDNERGSISSDLLMIFKNRDESKHTVITTNLKPKEILQRYGKRLAEVVLNDRVTTTLVFDWESERNINTW
- a CDS encoding YopX family protein, translating into MREMFFRAISKKTGEFVYGVPAPNSFGKYIFMVCLTLDDTCAYPMSKLPDFCEEIIPETLGEYSGVRDGTGEFIFEGDSVEFCDFDSLRTGGNTSDKTRKAKVVFIQGGYFVKDGDYEALLYDALINDSDLTIIGNIYQNKDLLEDK
- a CDS encoding DUF771 domain-containing protein, producing MEVQIEERLKIIENLLKRQNLNEMTNWTVKELVESTGRSSRYIKERLLHNSKFMPKLESEGVVIYPEGVGGAININTKKMLHFIEVNHSKIFGREVYK